Proteins encoded together in one Pseudomonas sp. Seg1 window:
- the treR gene encoding trehalose operon repressor: MSKYNQIYSDLLASITTERLERGARLPSETELMDSYQASRGTVRKAIELLQERGFAQKIHGKGTFVLSTNPIEFQLGGIVSFQETYPRLGNDVSTEVVELAQIPLEGTLLEHINAEPGSLITRVKRVRRIDGKRVILDINHFVTAVIPDLSRDIAEQSIYAYIEQTLLLQIAYAQRTIEAVPRSKDDLLHLDLDGQSHVIVVSNQTFLQDGRQFEYTESRHTLDKFYFSDVARR; the protein is encoded by the coding sequence ATGAGCAAATACAACCAGATCTATAGCGATCTGCTGGCCAGTATCACCACTGAACGCCTCGAACGCGGCGCGCGACTGCCGTCCGAAACCGAACTGATGGACAGCTATCAAGCCAGCCGGGGCACCGTGCGCAAGGCGATCGAGCTACTTCAGGAGCGTGGTTTTGCGCAGAAGATTCATGGCAAAGGCACGTTCGTTCTTTCGACCAACCCGATCGAATTCCAGCTCGGCGGCATCGTCAGTTTTCAGGAAACCTATCCACGGCTGGGCAATGACGTCAGCACCGAAGTCGTCGAGTTGGCCCAGATACCGCTCGAAGGCACCCTGCTCGAACACATTAATGCCGAGCCCGGCAGCCTGATCACCCGCGTCAAACGCGTGCGACGAATCGACGGCAAACGGGTGATTCTCGACATCAACCACTTCGTCACCGCGGTGATTCCCGACCTGTCTCGCGACATCGCCGAGCAGTCGATCTACGCCTACATCGAACAAACCCTGCTGCTGCAGATCGCCTATGCCCAACGCACCATCGAAGCCGTGCCACGCAGCAAGGATGACCTGCTGCACCTGGACCTCGACGGGCAGAGCCATGTGATCGTGGTCAGCAACCAGACATTTCTGCAGGACGGCCGGCAGTTCGAGTACACCGAATCGCGCCACACCCTCGACAAGTTCTACTTCTCCGACGTAGCCCGGCGCTGA